The Planctomycetia bacterium DNA window CAAGCCGAAACCCTATTTTCCGAGGCTTGCGGAGCGAGATCACGAGATCGACCTCGCGAGCTCCTTTGTCGTCGGCGACCATCCGTGTGACGTCGAACTCGCACACGCGGTCGGCGCCAAGGGAGTCTATGTCCTCACCGGCCACGGTGCGAAGCACCGTGCGGAGCTTCGGGTTCCCGGCACCGTCGTCGCCGATATTGGCGCCGCGGCCGACGTGATTGAGCGAGCGCACGCGGTCGCCATTCTTCGAGCCGAAGGAATCGTCGCGTTTCCGACCGAGACCGTCTACGGGCTGGGTGCGGATGCCTTGAGTGAGGCAGCGGTACGGCGGGTGTTCCACGTTAAGGGACGGCCGGCGACGCATCCGCTTATCGTCCATTTCGGCGACGCCTCGCTGATGGCGGAATGGGCGGCCTATGTGCCCAACGCGGCTCGGCGGCTGGCGGAGCGATTCTGGCCGGGGCCGCTCACGCTGGTCCTTCCCGCATCCACGCGCGTACCGGCGATCGTCACGGGTGGGCAGGATTCGGTAGGGCTGCGCGTGCCGCGTCATCCCATGGCGCTCGCCTTGTTGCGTGAATTCGGTGGCGGAATCGCCGCCCCTTCGGCGAACCGGTTCGGACGGGTCAGCCCCACGACTGCTGAGCATGTCCGTCAGGACCTTGGAAGCGACGTCGACTTTGTCCTTGACGGCGGGGCGTGCGCTGTGGGAATCGAGTCGACGATCGTAAGCCTCACGTCTGAGATTCCGGCGATTCTACGGCCCGGCGGCGTAACGCAAGAAGAGATTGAGGCGACGCTCGGGCGTAAGGTGCCGGTGGCGCAGACGAGCAACGTGCGCACGCCCGGACAGATGAAAACGCACTACGCACCTCGCGCGGCGGTGGTCCTGGTGCCGCCGGAAGAACTGGAGCAACGGGCGGAGGAGCTTCGGAAACAGGGTCGCCAGGTCCGCGTCCTCTCCGCGAAGGACGTCGCGCCGCATGTGCTGTTCACGTCGCTTCGGCGAGCGGACGACGCGGGAGTAGAGTTCATTTTGGCTTCGGCCCCTCCCGAGCAAGGACTAGGCCTTGCGGTTGCCGACAGGCTGC harbors:
- a CDS encoding L-threonylcarbamoyladenylate synthase; this encodes MIERAHAVAILRAEGIVAFPTETVYGLGADALSEAAVRRVFHVKGRPATHPLIVHFGDASLMAEWAAYVPNAARRLAERFWPGPLTLVLPASTRVPAIVTGGQDSVGLRVPRHPMALALLREFGGGIAAPSANRFGRVSPTTAEHVRQDLGSDVDFVLDGGACAVGIESTIVSLTSEIPAILRPGGVTQEEIEATLGRKVPVAQTSNVRTPGQMKTHYAPRAAVVLVPPEELEQRAEELRKQGRQVRVLSAKDVAPHVLFTSLRRADDAGVEFILASAPPEQGLGLAVADRLRKAAHPRTSKE